A single genomic interval of Spinacia oleracea cultivar Varoflay chromosome 6, BTI_SOV_V1, whole genome shotgun sequence harbors:
- the LOC110804138 gene encoding protein SOB FIVE-LIKE 1 — MEECSSNESGWTKYIDPSPSESYNYNSGVEDDDDGVRCRQSTYGYKKKKNKNKDDVNDDEDDDSFASDASSGPGHYHDIVEAENNQHHHQQQLQGKKSSKEGKERKETKNNNNAAKYGNRKGKEITNKPTSTSFVLKTKKR; from the coding sequence ATGGAAGAATGTAGTAGTAACGAGTCGGGTTGGACCAAGTATATCGACCCGAGTCCGAGCGAGAGTTACAACTACAATAGCGGGGTTGAAGATGACGACGACGGTGTTCGTTGTCGTCAATCAACTTACGGttataagaaaaagaaaaacaaaaacaaggaTGACGTtaatgatgatgaagatgatgacTCCTTTGCTTCGGATGCGTCATCGGGTCCGGGTCATTACCACGATATCGTCGAAGCTGAAAACAAccaacatcatcatcaacaacaactACAAGGGAAGAAATCTAGCAAAGAAGGGAAGGAGAGAAAGGAAACAAAGAATAACAATAATGCTGCAAAATATGGTAATAGGAAAGGAAAGGAGATTACAAATAAACCAACTAGTACTTCTTTTGTTttgaaaacaaagaaaaggtaA